One segment of Pantoea sp. Lij88 DNA contains the following:
- the rplS gene encoding 50S ribosomal protein L19 has product MSNIIKQIEQEQMKQDVPSFRPGDSVEVKVWVVEGSKKRLQAFEGVVIAIRNRGLHSAFTVRKISNGEGVERVFQTHSPVIDSIAVKRRGAVRKAKLYYLRERTGKSARIKERLN; this is encoded by the coding sequence ATGAGCAACATTATCAAGCAAATTGAACAAGAGCAGATGAAACAGGACGTACCTTCCTTCCGCCCGGGTGATTCCGTGGAAGTGAAAGTATGGGTCGTTGAAGGTTCTAAAAAACGTCTGCAGGCATTCGAGGGCGTGGTTATCGCTATTCGTAACCGCGGTCTGCACTCTGCATTCACTGTTCGCAAAATTTCTAACGGCGAAGGCGTTGAGCGTGTATTCCAGACTCATTCACCTGTCATTGACAGCATCGCTGTTAAACGTCGTGGCGCTGTGCGTAAAGCCAAACTGTACTACCTGCGTGAGCGTACTGGTAAGTCTGCTCGTATTAAAGAGCGTCTTAACTAA
- the pheA gene encoding bifunctional chorismate mutase/prephenate dehydratase has product MNPDNPLLALRDKISAVDKKLLTLLAERRLLAVEVAQAKLATHRPIRDVERERALLENLIVLGKAHKLDAHYITRLFQLVIEDSVLTQQALLQKNLNHPHAHAARIAFLGPKGSYSHLAARNYASRHFDSMVECGCLKFHDIIKQVENGVADYAVMPIENTSSGSINDVYDLLQQTSLSIVGELTLPIDHCVLVNGPTDLQQIETVYSHPQPFQQCSQFINRFPHWKIEYTESTAAAMEKVAALNSPKVAALGSEAGGELYQLQVLERNLANQQQNHTRFIVLARKAIEVSDQVPAKTTLIMATGQQAGALVDALLVLRQHNLIMSKLESRPINGNPWEEMFYIDVQGNLQSERMQQALQELQTMTRSLKVLGCYPSENVVPAEPGDESAE; this is encoded by the coding sequence ATGAATCCCGACAATCCATTGTTGGCGCTACGCGATAAAATTAGCGCAGTGGATAAAAAACTTCTGACGCTGCTGGCCGAGCGTCGTCTGCTGGCAGTGGAAGTCGCACAGGCAAAACTGGCAACGCATCGCCCGATTCGGGATGTGGAACGTGAACGCGCGCTGCTGGAGAATCTGATTGTGCTGGGCAAAGCGCACAAACTGGATGCGCACTACATCACCCGCCTGTTCCAGCTGGTCATCGAAGATTCCGTGTTGACTCAGCAAGCCTTACTGCAGAAAAACCTCAACCACCCCCATGCGCATGCCGCCCGTATCGCCTTCCTCGGCCCGAAAGGCTCCTACTCGCACCTTGCCGCACGCAACTACGCGTCACGTCATTTCGATAGCATGGTGGAGTGTGGCTGCCTGAAGTTTCACGACATCATCAAGCAGGTCGAAAATGGCGTGGCTGATTATGCCGTGATGCCGATTGAGAACACCAGTTCGGGCTCGATCAACGATGTCTACGATCTGCTGCAACAGACCAGTCTCTCTATCGTGGGCGAGCTGACCTTACCTATCGACCACTGCGTGCTGGTGAATGGCCCTACCGATCTGCAGCAGATTGAGACGGTGTACAGCCATCCTCAGCCCTTCCAGCAATGCAGTCAGTTCATTAATCGTTTCCCGCACTGGAAGATCGAATATACCGAGAGTACCGCGGCAGCGATGGAGAAAGTGGCTGCGCTCAACTCACCTAAGGTGGCGGCGCTGGGCAGTGAAGCCGGTGGCGAGCTCTATCAGCTGCAGGTGCTGGAGCGTAATCTGGCGAATCAGCAGCAAAACCATACCCGCTTTATCGTTCTGGCCCGCAAAGCCATCGAGGTTTCAGATCAGGTGCCAGCGAAAACCACGCTGATCATGGCAACCGGTCAGCAGGCGGGTGCACTGGTCGATGCGCTACTGGTGCTGCGTCAGCACAACCTGATTATGAGCAAGCTGGAGTCACGCCCGATTAATGGCAATCCGTGGGAAGAGATGTTTTACATTGATGTGCAGGGCAACCTGCAATCAGAGCGGATGCAGCAGGCGCTTCAGGAATTACAGACCATGACCCGCTCTCTGAAGGTGCTGGGCTGCTACCCCAGCGAGAATGTGGTGCCCGCTGAACCTGGCGATGAATCTGCCGAATAG
- the rpsP gene encoding 30S ribosomal protein S16 — protein MVTIRLARHGAKKRPFYQVVVTDSRNARNGRFIERVGFFNPIASGQAEGLRLDLDRIEHWVGQGATLSDRVNALVKEAKKAA, from the coding sequence ATGGTAACAATTCGTTTGGCACGTCACGGCGCTAAAAAGCGTCCGTTCTATCAGGTCGTCGTCACTGACAGCCGCAATGCACGCAACGGTCGTTTCATCGAGCGCGTTGGTTTCTTCAACCCGATCGCATCTGGTCAGGCTGAAGGTCTGCGTCTTGATCTGGATCGTATCGAGCACTGGGTTGGCCAGGGCGCAACGCTTTCTGATCGCGTTAACGCGCTGGTCAAAGAAGCTAAGAAAGCAGCTTAA
- the ffh gene encoding signal recognition particle protein has product MFDNLTDRLSQTLRNISGRGRLTEENIKETLREVRMALLEADVALPVVRDFINRVKESAVGHDVNKSLTPGQEFIKIVRNELVAAMGAENNALDLAAQPPAVVLMAGLQGAGKTTSVAKLGKFLREKHKKKVLVVSADVYRPAAIKQLETLAQQVGVDFCPSDLSQKPVDIVNNALREARLKFYDVLLVDTAGRLHVDEAMMDEIKQVHAAIKPVETLFVVDAMTGQDAANTAKAFNEALPLTGVILTKVDGDARGGAALSIRHITGKPIKFMGVGEKTEALEPFYPDRIASRILGMGDVLSLIEDIESKVDRDQAEKLAKKLKTGDGFDLNDFLEQLKQMRNMGGMASLMGKLPGMGQLPDNVKSQMDDKVLVRMEAIINSMTRKEREKPEIIKGSRKRRIATGSGMQVQDVNRLLKQFDDMQRMMKKMKKGGMAKMMRGMKGMMPPGFPGR; this is encoded by the coding sequence ATGTTTGATAATTTAACCGATCGTTTGTCGCAAACCCTGCGAAATATCAGCGGCCGCGGAAGGCTGACTGAAGAGAACATCAAAGAGACCCTGCGTGAAGTGCGCATGGCACTGCTTGAAGCTGACGTTGCGCTGCCGGTGGTGCGTGACTTCATCAACCGTGTGAAAGAGAGCGCGGTCGGTCATGATGTGAATAAAAGCCTGACACCGGGTCAGGAGTTTATCAAAATCGTTCGTAACGAACTGGTTGCAGCGATGGGTGCAGAGAACAACGCACTCGACCTGGCCGCTCAGCCGCCAGCCGTTGTACTGATGGCGGGCCTGCAGGGTGCCGGTAAAACCACCAGCGTCGCTAAGCTGGGTAAGTTCCTGCGCGAGAAGCATAAAAAGAAAGTCTTAGTGGTTTCTGCCGACGTTTATCGTCCGGCGGCAATCAAACAGCTGGAAACTCTGGCACAGCAGGTCGGCGTGGATTTCTGCCCGTCCGATCTCAGCCAGAAGCCCGTCGATATCGTCAACAACGCGCTGCGTGAAGCACGCCTGAAGTTCTACGATGTGCTGCTGGTGGATACCGCCGGTCGTCTGCACGTTGACGAAGCGATGATGGACGAAATCAAGCAGGTTCATGCCGCGATCAAGCCGGTAGAAACGCTGTTTGTGGTCGATGCCATGACCGGTCAGGATGCGGCAAACACCGCTAAAGCCTTTAATGAAGCGCTGCCGCTGACCGGGGTTATCCTGACCAAAGTTGACGGTGATGCGCGCGGTGGTGCGGCGCTGTCTATTCGTCATATTACCGGCAAACCGATTAAATTTATGGGTGTCGGCGAAAAGACCGAAGCCCTTGAGCCGTTCTATCCGGATCGTATTGCTTCGCGTATCCTCGGCATGGGTGACGTACTGTCACTGATCGAAGATATCGAAAGTAAGGTTGACCGCGATCAGGCCGAGAAACTGGCTAAGAAGCTGAAAACCGGCGACGGTTTTGATCTCAACGACTTCCTTGAGCAGCTGAAACAGATGCGCAACATGGGCGGTATGGCCAGCCTGATGGGTAAACTGCCCGGTATGGGACAGCTGCCTGACAATGTTAAGTCGCAGATGGATGACAAAGTCCTGGTGCGCATGGAAGCTATCATCAACTCGATGACGCGCAAAGAGCGTGAGAAACCAGAAATCATCAAAGGCTCGCGTAAGCGCCGCATTGCGACCGGCTCCGGTATGCAGGTGCAGGATGTTAACCGCTTATTGAAGCAGTTCGACGACATGCAGCGTATGATGAAGAAAATGAAGAAGGGCGGTATGGCGAAAATGATGCGCGGCATGAAGGGTATGATGCCGCCAGGTTTCCCTGGCCGCTAA
- the tyrA gene encoding bifunctional chorismate mutase/prephenate dehydrogenase, translating to MVAELTALRDQIDSVDKALLDLLAKRLELVAEVGEVKSRYGLPIYVPEREASMLASRRKEAEALGVPPDLIEDILRRVMRESYTSENDKGFKTLCPELRPVVIVGGKGQMGRLFEKMLGLSGYTVKTLDKEDWPQAETLLSDAGMVIISVPIHLTEEVIARLPPLPEDCILVDLASVKNRPLQAMLAAHSGPVLGLHPMFGPDSGSLAKQVVVWCDGRQPEAYQWFLEQIQVWGARLHRISAVEHDQHMAFIQALRHFATFAYGLHLAEENVNLEQLLALSSPIYRLELAMVGRLFAQDPQLYADIIMSSESNLALIKRYYQRFGEAIALLEQGDKQAFIASFNRVEQWFGDHAKRFLVESRSLLRSANDSRP from the coding sequence ATGGTGGCTGAACTGACCGCGTTACGCGATCAAATTGACAGTGTTGATAAGGCGCTGCTGGATCTTCTGGCTAAACGGCTGGAGCTGGTAGCAGAAGTAGGGGAGGTTAAGAGCCGTTACGGTCTGCCTATCTACGTGCCTGAACGTGAAGCGTCGATGCTGGCTTCCCGCCGCAAAGAGGCTGAAGCGCTCGGCGTACCCCCGGATCTGATTGAAGATATACTGCGCCGCGTGATGCGCGAGTCCTATACCAGCGAGAATGACAAAGGCTTTAAAACCCTCTGTCCTGAACTGCGCCCGGTGGTGATCGTCGGGGGTAAAGGCCAGATGGGCCGGCTGTTTGAAAAAATGCTCGGGCTTTCAGGTTATACGGTTAAAACGCTGGATAAAGAGGACTGGCCTCAGGCTGAAACGCTGTTGAGTGATGCCGGTATGGTAATCATCAGCGTGCCGATTCACCTGACCGAGGAGGTTATTGCCCGGCTGCCGCCACTGCCGGAAGATTGTATTCTGGTTGATCTGGCATCCGTGAAAAACCGGCCTTTGCAGGCGATGCTGGCCGCTCATAGCGGTCCGGTGCTGGGTCTGCATCCGATGTTTGGCCCGGACAGCGGCAGTCTGGCAAAACAGGTCGTGGTCTGGTGTGATGGAAGACAGCCGGAAGCGTATCAGTGGTTCCTGGAGCAGATTCAGGTCTGGGGTGCGCGTCTGCATCGTATCAGCGCGGTGGAGCATGACCAGCACATGGCCTTTATTCAGGCGCTGCGTCACTTTGCCACCTTTGCCTATGGCCTGCATTTAGCCGAAGAGAACGTCAATCTCGAACAGCTGCTGGCGCTCTCATCGCCGATTTACCGGCTGGAGCTGGCGATGGTGGGGCGGTTGTTCGCTCAGGATCCGCAGCTTTATGCGGATATCATCATGTCTTCAGAGAGTAATCTGGCGCTGATCAAACGCTATTACCAGCGGTTTGGTGAAGCGATTGCGCTGCTGGAGCAGGGCGACAAACAGGCATTCATTGCCAGCTTTAACCGGGTTGAACAGTGGTTTGGCGATCACGCGAAACGCTTCCTGGTGGAAAGCCGGAGTCTGTTACGCTCGGCTAATGACAGCCGGCCATAA
- the trmD gene encoding tRNA (guanosine(37)-N1)-methyltransferase TrmD has translation MWIGVISLFPEMFRAITDYGVTGRAVKNGLLSIQSWSPRDFTHDRHRTVDDRPYGGGPGMLMMVQPLRDAISAAKAAAGDGARVIYLSPQGRKLDQQGVCELAARDKLILVCGRYEGIDERVIQTEIDEEWSIGDYVLSGGELPAMTMIDAVARFIPGVLGKQASADEDSFSDGLLDCPHYTRPEVLDGVEVPAVLLSGNHADIRRWRLKQSLGRTWLRRPELLENLALTEEQARLLNEFQRESQQQQNDDVEE, from the coding sequence ATGTGGATTGGTGTTATTAGCCTGTTTCCAGAAATGTTTCGCGCTATTACCGATTACGGGGTAACTGGCCGGGCTGTAAAAAACGGTCTGCTCAGCATTCAGAGCTGGAGTCCTCGGGACTTCACTCACGACCGGCACCGTACCGTGGATGATCGTCCTTACGGCGGCGGACCGGGAATGCTGATGATGGTACAACCCTTACGGGATGCCATCTCCGCAGCGAAAGCAGCGGCAGGTGATGGGGCCAGGGTGATATATCTTTCACCTCAGGGTCGCAAACTGGACCAACAGGGCGTTTGCGAACTGGCGGCACGGGACAAGTTAATTCTGGTCTGTGGCCGTTATGAAGGGATTGATGAGCGCGTAATCCAGACCGAAATTGATGAAGAATGGTCAATCGGTGATTACGTTCTCAGTGGCGGGGAACTGCCAGCCATGACGATGATTGACGCAGTCGCCCGGTTTATTCCCGGCGTACTCGGCAAGCAGGCGTCAGCCGATGAGGATTCGTTCTCTGATGGCTTGCTGGATTGTCCGCACTATACCCGACCTGAAGTGTTAGACGGCGTGGAAGTCCCGGCAGTATTACTGTCAGGTAACCATGCTGATATTCGCCGCTGGCGTCTGAAGCAGTCGCTAGGCCGTACCTGGCTGAGAAGACCTGAACTTCTGGAAAACCTGGCTCTGACTGAAGAGCAAGCAAGGTTGCTGAATGAGTTCCAGCGGGAGTCTCAGCAGCAACAAAACGATGATGTGGAAGAGTGA
- a CDS encoding GNAT family N-acetyltransferase: MHASPLNISLRPFELSDIPAFTAAVNASLDSLIPWMVWAHHDYQPHDAESWIRFTHWQRMKEEAEEFAIVDQHDQLLGGAGIRFARHSGDTSAMGYWVRRDAQRQGIASRAVEKLLPLGFSRPETRVIEILAAEENLASRRVAEKCGGQFIGCRYGLIVLEAGPVNTAIYHFQRPDAG; encoded by the coding sequence ATGCACGCCTCTCCACTGAACATCTCTCTCCGCCCTTTTGAGCTCAGCGACATCCCCGCGTTTACCGCTGCGGTTAATGCCTCACTGGATAGCCTGATTCCGTGGATGGTCTGGGCGCATCACGATTATCAGCCTCATGACGCTGAAAGCTGGATCCGCTTTACCCACTGGCAAAGGATGAAAGAAGAAGCGGAAGAGTTTGCGATCGTTGATCAGCATGATCAGCTGCTTGGAGGCGCAGGCATACGCTTTGCCCGTCATTCAGGCGACACCAGCGCAATGGGCTACTGGGTTCGCCGTGACGCCCAGCGTCAGGGGATCGCCAGCCGGGCGGTGGAAAAGCTGCTGCCTCTGGGGTTTTCACGCCCGGAGACCAGGGTGATTGAAATTCTGGCGGCAGAGGAAAACCTGGCCAGCCGGAGAGTCGCTGAAAAGTGCGGTGGCCAGTTTATTGGCTGTCGCTATGGCCTGATCGTATTAGAGGCGGGGCCGGTCAATACGGCGATTTATCATTTCCAGCGGCCGGATGCCGGTTAA
- the raiA gene encoding ribosome-associated translation inhibitor RaiA, protein MILNITSKQMDITPAIRSHVEDRLAKLEKWQTDLINPHIVLSKEPKEFVADATINTPNGTLVASAKHDDMYTAINDLIAKLERQLNKVQHKSEARRASASVKDIIPADEES, encoded by the coding sequence ATGATTCTGAACATTACCAGTAAACAAATGGACATCACCCCGGCAATCCGAAGCCATGTTGAAGACCGTCTCGCCAAGCTCGAAAAATGGCAAACCGACCTGATTAATCCGCATATTGTCCTGTCTAAAGAGCCCAAAGAATTCGTGGCTGATGCCACTATTAACACACCGAACGGGACTCTGGTGGCCAGTGCCAAACATGACGATATGTATACCGCCATCAATGATTTGATTGCGAAGCTTGAGCGTCAGCTGAACAAGGTTCAGCACAAGTCTGAAGCGCGCCGCGCCAGTGCCAGCGTAAAAGACATTATCCCCGCCGACGAAGAGTCCTGA
- the rimM gene encoding ribosome maturation factor RimM (Essential for efficient processing of 16S rRNA), translating to MSRQLAAQPPVNPIVLGKMGAAYGIRGWLKVFSSTEDAESIFNYQPWFIQRAGKWQQVELEGWKHHNQDLIIKVKGIEDRDAAAQLTNCEIQVDSTQLPSLEEGDYYWKDLMGCQVVNLEGYEMGKVIDMMETGSNDVLVVKANLKDAFGAQERLIPFLDEQVIRKVDLSTGVIEVDWDPGF from the coding sequence ATGAGCAGACAACTTGCCGCACAGCCTCCCGTTAACCCGATTGTATTGGGTAAGATGGGAGCCGCCTACGGTATTCGCGGCTGGCTCAAAGTGTTTTCCTCCACTGAAGACGCTGAAAGCATCTTCAACTACCAACCCTGGTTCATCCAGCGCGCCGGTAAATGGCAGCAGGTCGAACTTGAAGGTTGGAAGCACCACAATCAGGACCTGATCATCAAAGTCAAAGGCATTGAAGATCGGGATGCGGCGGCTCAGTTAACCAATTGCGAAATTCAGGTTGACTCGACGCAGTTGCCATCGCTGGAAGAGGGCGACTACTACTGGAAAGACCTTATGGGCTGCCAGGTGGTTAACCTTGAAGGCTACGAGATGGGTAAAGTCATCGATATGATGGAAACCGGCTCGAACGACGTTCTCGTCGTTAAGGCAAACCTGAAGGATGCGTTCGGTGCTCAGGAGCGGTTAATTCCGTTTCTTGATGAACAGGTTATCAGGAAAGTCGATCTCTCTACTGGCGTCATTGAGGTAGATTGGGATCCTGGTTTTTGA
- a CDS encoding inner membrane protein YpjD, whose protein sequence is MFVFAIVALFAYSLSLALIIPSLLKRNGGWRRMAMFSACVALVTHAVALQQRIFAVDSGQNLSLLNIGSLVSLLICAIMTIVASRNRGWLLLPIVYSFALINLAFATFVPNAFITHLETTPGMMIHIGLSLFAYATLIIAALYALQLAWIDYQLKNKRLAFTQDMPPLLTIERKMFHITQVGVVLLTLVLCTGLFYMQDLFSAENVDKAVLSIIAWFVYIVLLWGHYHEGWRGRRVVWFNCSGAVLLTMAYFGSRILQHLLVPTSR, encoded by the coding sequence ATGTTCGTTTTCGCGATAGTGGCGCTATTCGCCTACTCCTTAAGTCTTGCCCTGATCATTCCCAGCCTGTTGAAACGTAACGGTGGCTGGCGGCGAATGGCGATGTTCTCTGCCTGTGTGGCGCTGGTGACACACGCGGTGGCGCTGCAGCAACGCATATTTGCTGTTGATAGCGGACAGAATTTAAGCCTGCTCAACATTGGCTCGCTGGTCAGCCTATTGATCTGCGCCATCATGACCATTGTGGCGTCACGCAACCGTGGCTGGCTGCTGCTGCCGATTGTGTACAGCTTCGCGCTGATCAATCTGGCCTTCGCCACCTTTGTTCCGAATGCGTTCATCACCCATCTGGAAACCACGCCAGGCATGATGATTCATATCGGCCTGTCGCTGTTCGCCTATGCAACCCTGATCATTGCCGCGCTCTATGCACTGCAGCTGGCATGGATCGATTACCAGTTGAAAAACAAGCGACTGGCGTTCACCCAGGATATGCCGCCGCTGCTGACCATCGAACGTAAGATGTTTCACATCACCCAGGTTGGCGTCGTGCTGTTAACGCTGGTGCTCTGCACAGGTCTGTTTTATATGCAGGATCTCTTCAGCGCAGAAAACGTCGATAAAGCCGTGCTCTCAATCATCGCGTGGTTTGTTTATATCGTTTTGCTGTGGGGGCACTATCATGAAGGCTGGCGTGGTCGCCGCGTCGTCTGGTTTAACTGCAGCGGTGCGGTGCTGTTAACCATGGCTTACTTCGGCAGTCGCATCCTGCAGCATCTGCTTGTCCCTACCTCTCGTTAA
- a CDS encoding HlyC/CorC family transporter has product MENVSTTTLIIILCVMVLVSAWFAGSETGMMTLNRYKLRHQAKNGSRPARRVEKLLRRPDRLLSLVLIGNNLVNILASALATIVGMRIHGDEGVAIATGILTFVVLVFAEVLPKTVAALYPERVAFPSSLLLVPLQYIMLPLVWLLNTITRLLMKMVGIRADGAINSALSKEELRTIVYESRSLMSRRNQDMLLSVLDLEKVSVDDIMVPRNEIVGININDDWKSVVRQLSHSPHGRIVLYRDSLDDCVGMLRVREAWRMMTEKKEFTKEMLLRAADEIYYIPEGTPLNTQLVKFQRNKEKAGVVVDEYGDIKGLVTIEDILEEIVGDFTTSMSPSLAEEVMPQNDGSVLIEGSASVREINKAFNWHLPEQEARTINGMLLEALEEIPAIATRVQIGHYNVDILDVQDNMIKQVRITPKTPLKKSVGS; this is encoded by the coding sequence TTGGAGAATGTTTCAACCACCACGCTGATTATTATTCTCTGCGTCATGGTACTGGTTTCCGCCTGGTTTGCCGGGTCGGAAACCGGAATGATGACGCTTAACCGCTATAAGCTGCGCCATCAGGCCAAAAACGGCAGTCGCCCCGCACGCCGGGTGGAGAAGTTACTGCGTCGTCCCGACCGGCTGCTCAGCCTGGTCTTAATCGGCAATAACCTGGTGAATATTCTGGCCTCTGCGCTCGCCACCATCGTGGGGATGCGTATTCACGGTGATGAAGGAGTCGCGATCGCGACCGGTATCCTGACCTTTGTGGTGCTGGTGTTTGCTGAAGTGCTGCCGAAAACCGTGGCGGCGCTCTATCCCGAACGCGTTGCCTTCCCCAGCAGCCTGCTGCTGGTCCCGCTGCAATACATCATGCTGCCGCTGGTCTGGCTGCTCAACACCATTACCCGCCTGCTGATGAAGATGGTGGGCATTCGCGCTGACGGTGCCATTAACTCTGCGCTGAGCAAAGAAGAGTTACGAACCATCGTCTATGAGTCGCGTAGCCTGATGTCACGCCGTAACCAGGACATGCTGCTCTCTGTGCTCGACCTGGAAAAAGTCAGCGTTGACGACATCATGGTGCCGCGTAATGAGATCGTTGGCATTAACATCAACGATGACTGGAAGTCAGTCGTGCGTCAGCTGAGCCACTCGCCGCACGGCCGCATTGTGTTGTACCGTGACTCACTGGATGACTGCGTCGGCATGCTGCGAGTGCGTGAAGCCTGGCGCATGATGACGGAGAAAAAAGAGTTCACCAAAGAGATGCTCCTGCGCGCCGCTGATGAGATCTACTACATCCCCGAAGGAACGCCGCTGAACACCCAGCTGGTGAAGTTCCAGCGCAACAAAGAGAAAGCGGGCGTGGTAGTAGATGAATATGGTGATATCAAAGGACTGGTGACGATAGAGGATATTCTGGAGGAGATTGTCGGTGACTTCACCACCTCCATGTCTCCGTCGCTGGCCGAGGAAGTGATGCCGCAGAATGATGGCTCCGTGCTGATTGAAGGTAGCGCCAGCGTGCGTGAAATCAACAAGGCGTTTAACTGGCATCTGCCAGAGCAGGAAGCTCGCACCATCAACGGCATGCTGCTGGAGGCGCTGGAAGAGATCCCTGCTATTGCCACCCGTGTTCAGATCGGCCACTACAATGTCGATATCCTGGATGTGCAGGACAACATGAT
- a CDS encoding 3-deoxy-7-phosphoheptulonate synthase — MQKDALNNVHIAGEQVLITPEELKAKFPLTTEQQDQVAASRQTISDIIAGRDPRLLVVCGPCSIHDTEVALEYARRLQTLSGQLKDQLYIVMRVYFEKPRTTVGWKGLINDPYMDNSFDMEAGLHIARQLLVNLVEMGLPLATEALDPNSPQYLGDLFSWSAIGARTTESQTHREMASGLSMPVGFKNGTDGSLGTAINAMRAAAMPHRFVGINQAGQVCLLQTQGNPDGHVILRGGKAPNYGPEDVAQCEKEMLKAGLRPALMIDCSHGNSNKDYSRQPGVAESAIAQIKDGNRSIIGLMLESHINEGNQSSEQPRSEMKYGVSVTDACINWEVTETLLREMHQDLQGVLSARLSQEV, encoded by the coding sequence ATGCAAAAAGACGCGCTGAACAATGTGCATATCGCCGGTGAACAGGTATTAATCACGCCTGAAGAGCTGAAAGCGAAGTTTCCACTGACCACTGAACAGCAGGATCAGGTCGCGGCCTCTCGCCAGACCATCTCTGACATTATTGCCGGCCGCGATCCGCGTCTGCTGGTGGTGTGCGGACCCTGCTCGATTCACGATACCGAAGTGGCGCTGGAATATGCTCGTCGTCTGCAAACCCTGTCCGGGCAGCTGAAGGATCAGCTCTATATCGTGATGCGCGTCTATTTTGAAAAGCCTCGTACTACCGTCGGCTGGAAAGGGCTGATCAACGATCCTTACATGGATAACTCGTTTGATATGGAAGCGGGTCTGCACATTGCGCGTCAGCTGCTGGTGAACCTGGTTGAAATGGGTCTGCCGCTGGCGACTGAAGCGCTGGATCCGAACAGCCCGCAATACCTGGGCGACCTGTTCAGCTGGTCAGCCATTGGCGCACGGACGACAGAATCTCAGACCCACCGTGAAATGGCTTCGGGTCTGTCGATGCCGGTCGGCTTTAAAAACGGCACCGATGGCAGTCTGGGAACGGCTATTAACGCCATGCGTGCCGCCGCAATGCCGCACCGTTTTGTCGGCATTAATCAGGCCGGTCAGGTCTGTCTGCTGCAGACTCAGGGCAACCCGGATGGTCACGTGATTCTGCGTGGCGGCAAAGCGCCGAACTACGGCCCTGAAGATGTCGCGCAGTGTGAAAAAGAGATGCTCAAGGCGGGACTGCGTCCAGCCTTAATGATAGATTGCAGCCATGGCAATTCGAACAAAGACTACAGCCGTCAGCCTGGCGTAGCGGAATCCGCTATTGCGCAGATCAAAGACGGAAACCGTTCAATCATTGGTTTGATGCTGGAAAGCCATATCAATGAAGGTAACCAGTCTTCTGAGCAGCCACGCAGCGAAATGAAGTATGGCGTTTCCGTAACCGATGCCTGCATCAACTGGGAAGTGACCGAAACGTTGCTGCGTGAGATGCATCAGGATCTGCAGGGAGTGCTGTCGGCGCGTCTGTCACAAGAGGTGTAA
- the bamD gene encoding outer membrane protein assembly factor BamD, whose product MTRMKHLVAAATLSLALVGCSGSNDAVPDNPPSEIYATAQQKLQDGNFKAAIKQLEALDNRYPFGPYSQQVQLDLIYAYYKNADLPLAQAAIARFMRLNPTHPNIDYVIYMKGLTDMALDDSALQGFFGIDRSDRDPTHARDAFRDFSQLLRNYPNSQYAADAQKRLVYLKDRLAKYELSVAQFYTKREAYVAVVNRVEGMMRDYPDTQATHDALPLMENAYRNLQLNAEADKVAKIIAANKS is encoded by the coding sequence ATGACGCGTATGAAACATCTGGTGGCTGCTGCCACACTGAGCCTGGCACTTGTTGGTTGTTCCGGCTCAAATGACGCGGTACCGGACAACCCGCCTTCTGAAATCTATGCTACAGCGCAGCAAAAGCTGCAGGACGGTAACTTTAAAGCCGCGATTAAGCAACTGGAAGCGCTGGATAATCGTTATCCGTTCGGTCCTTATTCGCAGCAGGTGCAGCTGGATTTAATCTACGCGTACTATAAAAATGCCGATCTGCCCCTGGCGCAGGCTGCCATTGCTCGCTTTATGCGTCTGAACCCTACGCATCCGAACATTGACTATGTCATCTATATGAAAGGTCTGACGGACATGGCGCTGGATGACTCCGCGCTGCAGGGCTTCTTTGGTATCGATCGTTCTGACCGCGATCCGACGCACGCTCGTGATGCTTTCCGCGACTTCTCCCAGCTGCTGCGTAATTACCCGAACAGCCAGTATGCGGCTGATGCTCAGAAACGTCTGGTCTATCTGAAAGACCGTCTGGCTAAATATGAGCTGTCAGTGGCGCAATTCTATACTAAGCGTGAGGCTTATGTCGCGGTTGTTAACCGTGTCGAAGGTATGATGCGTGATTATCCGGATACGCAGGCGACACACGATGCCCTGCCGCTGATGGAAAATGCTTACCGCAATCTGCAGCTGAATGCTGAAGCCGATAAAGTGGCGAAAATCATTGCAGCGAACAAAAGCTGA